The proteins below are encoded in one region of Tessaracoccus aquimaris:
- a CDS encoding purine-nucleoside phosphorylase, whose translation MLRPVNQDPYQLAAEAADFFRSHFDVDRIDVALVLGSGWASGADQLGTPIGEIELGDAPGFSKPVVSGHGGALKLVRTAGGKVAAIFTGRTHYYEGRGVAPVVHGVRTAAAWGADTIVLTNGCGGLNPDWAPGTVVVLNDHINLTGDTPLLGATFVDLSEAYAKRLRDVAHSVDASLPEGVYVQFRGPQYETPAEVRMAGVLGGDLVGMSTTLETIAAREAGLEVLGLSLVTNAAAGLSETNLDHAEVLQAGKDAGPRLASLLAGIVGAL comes from the coding sequence ATGCTGAGGCCTGTGAACCAGGACCCTTATCAGTTGGCGGCCGAAGCGGCCGATTTCTTCCGCTCCCACTTCGACGTCGACCGGATCGATGTCGCGCTGGTGCTCGGTTCGGGCTGGGCCTCCGGCGCGGACCAGTTGGGCACCCCGATCGGCGAGATCGAACTGGGCGACGCCCCCGGCTTCAGTAAGCCGGTGGTCAGCGGCCACGGCGGCGCGCTGAAGTTGGTGCGCACCGCGGGCGGCAAGGTGGCCGCGATCTTCACGGGACGCACGCACTATTACGAGGGCCGCGGGGTCGCCCCGGTCGTGCACGGCGTGCGCACCGCCGCCGCCTGGGGGGCCGACACGATCGTGCTGACCAACGGTTGCGGCGGGCTGAACCCCGACTGGGCGCCGGGCACGGTCGTCGTCCTGAACGACCACATCAACCTCACCGGCGACACCCCGCTGCTTGGCGCGACCTTCGTCGACCTGTCCGAGGCCTACGCGAAGCGCCTGCGTGACGTCGCGCACTCCGTCGACGCGTCGCTGCCGGAGGGCGTCTACGTCCAGTTCCGTGGGCCGCAGTACGAGACCCCTGCCGAGGTGCGGATGGCGGGCGTCCTGGGCGGCGACCTGGTGGGCATGTCGACGACGCTTGAGACCATCGCGGCTCGCGAGGCGGGCCTCGAGGTGCTCGGCCTCTCGCTTGTCACCAACGCGGCCGCGGGCCTGAGCGAGACCAACCTGGACCACGCCGAGGTGCTTCAAGCTGGCAAGGACGCTGGCCCGAGGCTCGCCTCGCTGCTGGCCGGGATCGTGGGGGCCCTGTGA
- a CDS encoding phospho-sugar mutase has translation MSDLISAATAWRDADPDPDTREELDHLIVQAQANDDTLRTAATAELASAFAGPLEFGTAGLRGALGPGPARMNRVVVTQAAAGFAAWLRAKGHAGGKVIVGHDARHNSEAFAEDTAQVMAGAGFEVLWTNEPIPTPVVAFGIQHFGCVAGIVVTASHNPPQDNGYKVYLGDGSQIVPPTDAEIAAEIATVAAGDWAHLPRGEARSDVTADLLGAYVARAASLYPADAPKEIVWVHTAMHGVGAATMRDVAQAIGLPAGREVAEQAEPNPDFPTVSFPNPEEKGAIDLALKLAAEERADVVIANDPDADRCAVAAVVDGRWRMLTGDELGSLLGEDAIRRGVPGTFANSVVSSTLLARMAEAAGRSHTTTLTGFKWIGRVPDLAFGYEEAIGYCCDSHAVPDKDGITAAVNVLRITAELRAKGLTIADRLDEIARTYGLTSTSQLSVRVADLSLIADAMARLRANPPAQLLGEDVTVADLSEGSDALPPTDAIELTGPSLHVVARPSGTEPKLKCYLEVRLPADRSQDVASARETNAASLERLRSEMAAALGVDA, from the coding sequence ATGAGCGACCTGATCTCCGCCGCGACCGCTTGGCGCGACGCCGACCCGGATCCCGACACCCGCGAGGAACTGGACCACCTGATCGTCCAGGCCCAGGCCAACGACGACACGCTGCGCACGGCCGCCACCGCTGAACTGGCCTCCGCGTTCGCAGGCCCGCTCGAGTTCGGCACCGCGGGGCTGCGCGGAGCACTCGGCCCCGGCCCCGCCCGGATGAACCGGGTCGTGGTGACGCAGGCCGCCGCGGGCTTCGCCGCCTGGCTGAGGGCAAAGGGCCACGCGGGCGGCAAGGTCATCGTCGGCCACGACGCCAGGCACAACTCCGAGGCGTTCGCCGAGGACACGGCGCAGGTGATGGCGGGCGCCGGCTTCGAGGTGCTGTGGACAAACGAGCCCATCCCGACCCCTGTGGTCGCGTTCGGGATCCAGCACTTCGGCTGTGTCGCGGGCATCGTCGTCACGGCGTCGCACAACCCGCCGCAGGACAACGGTTACAAGGTCTACCTGGGCGACGGGTCCCAGATCGTGCCTCCGACCGACGCCGAGATCGCCGCCGAGATCGCGACGGTTGCCGCGGGCGACTGGGCGCACCTGCCGCGTGGCGAGGCCCGCAGCGATGTCACTGCCGACCTGCTCGGCGCCTACGTCGCGCGCGCCGCCTCCCTGTACCCCGCCGACGCGCCCAAGGAGATCGTCTGGGTGCACACGGCCATGCACGGCGTCGGCGCCGCCACGATGCGCGACGTCGCCCAGGCCATCGGCCTGCCCGCGGGTCGCGAGGTCGCCGAGCAGGCAGAGCCGAACCCCGACTTCCCCACGGTCTCGTTCCCCAACCCCGAGGAGAAGGGCGCGATCGACCTCGCGCTGAAACTCGCCGCGGAGGAGCGCGCCGACGTGGTGATCGCCAACGACCCCGACGCCGACCGGTGCGCGGTCGCCGCGGTCGTCGACGGCCGGTGGCGGATGCTGACCGGCGACGAGTTGGGCTCGCTGCTGGGCGAGGACGCGATCCGACGCGGCGTGCCGGGCACATTCGCGAACTCGGTGGTGTCCTCGACGCTGCTCGCCAGGATGGCCGAGGCCGCTGGCCGCTCGCACACCACGACGCTGACCGGCTTCAAGTGGATCGGCCGGGTCCCCGACCTGGCCTTCGGCTACGAGGAGGCCATCGGCTACTGCTGCGACTCGCACGCGGTCCCCGACAAGGACGGCATCACCGCGGCCGTCAACGTGCTCCGAATCACCGCCGAGTTGAGGGCCAAGGGCCTGACGATCGCCGATCGTCTCGACGAGATCGCCCGCACGTACGGCCTCACCTCGACCTCTCAACTGTCGGTCCGGGTGGCCGACCTGTCGCTGATCGCCGACGCGATGGCCCGGCTCCGCGCCAACCCGCCCGCCCAACTGCTCGGCGAGGACGTCACTGTGGCTGACCTGTCGGAGGGCTCCGACGCGCTGCCGCCGACCGACGCCATCGAGTTGACGGGCCCGAGCCTGCACGTGGTGGCCCGCCCGTCCGGCACCGAGCCGAAGCTCAAGTGCTACCTGGAGGTGCGCCTCCCCGCCGACCGGTCCCAGGACGTCGCGTCGGCGCGTGAGACGAACGCCGCAAGCCTCGAGCGGCTGCGCTCCGAGATGGCGGCGGCCCTGGGAGTCGACGCCTGA
- a CDS encoding DUF2207 domain-containing protein → MTKLRAGLAALLLALVSVWFVAMPAKADTDAPITRYDVAVNLTPEGVAEMKVDFTMDFSVVRGRGPIVILPTVQDDGANPDEQYVFKYSNFNVTSTSGANTTVSKESQSEGIELRIGDADIFNNGPEDYTLTYDVTGFIVSEQKDSGLDEFSWNAIGPAWESRISNVTVEVTGPADVQKTACFYGRGYTTPCDASESGTSASFSVDALSPREPMQIVAGFPAGTFGGVEQHKRKKPSIGNAFALTPLTGGVAGAGLVAALGGLVAIRRRHARDDVYLGLTPGLTPGKGEPGNIGQASGKAPVTVQFNPPKGSTPGEIGTLMDTTADNVDVSATLVDLAVRGYLRIESNGGNEFVLYATNPRQRDKLEPFESKLLADVFQGQPAVSAGELRGVDHQHDLSTARTGLYNSVVSKGWFKANPTTAQAVPMTLGGLCIIVAGVAAIGLSMSGWSLLAIPLAIFGIGLIVLSGKFRKRTALGSANLAQAKGFELYLRTAEKDTLRFEEGEDIFSKYLPYAMVFGVADRWSKLFAQLGADGIYRADTSWYIGADLYHGFAFASAMNNLTSTMSSSFDAARAAGMTASTGSSSGFSGFSGGGGFGGGGGGSW, encoded by the coding sequence ATGACGAAGCTTCGAGCTGGACTCGCCGCACTGTTGCTCGCCCTCGTTTCGGTCTGGTTCGTGGCCATGCCGGCGAAGGCGGACACGGATGCCCCCATCACGCGCTACGACGTCGCCGTCAACCTCACGCCAGAGGGTGTCGCCGAGATGAAGGTCGACTTCACCATGGACTTCTCCGTGGTGCGCGGCCGAGGGCCCATCGTCATCCTGCCGACGGTTCAGGACGACGGCGCCAACCCGGATGAGCAGTACGTCTTCAAGTACTCCAACTTCAACGTGACCTCGACCTCGGGCGCCAACACCACGGTGTCGAAGGAGTCGCAGAGCGAGGGCATCGAGCTGCGGATCGGCGATGCGGACATCTTCAACAACGGCCCTGAGGACTACACGCTCACCTATGACGTGACTGGCTTCATCGTCTCCGAGCAGAAGGACAGCGGGCTCGACGAGTTCAGCTGGAACGCGATCGGCCCCGCGTGGGAGTCGCGGATCAGCAACGTCACCGTCGAGGTGACGGGCCCCGCCGACGTGCAGAAGACGGCCTGCTTCTACGGGCGCGGCTACACCACGCCGTGCGACGCGTCCGAGTCGGGCACCTCCGCCAGCTTCTCGGTCGATGCTCTGTCGCCGCGTGAGCCGATGCAGATCGTCGCGGGCTTCCCGGCAGGGACGTTCGGCGGCGTCGAGCAGCACAAGCGTAAGAAGCCCTCGATCGGCAACGCGTTCGCCCTGACCCCCCTCACCGGTGGCGTCGCGGGGGCTGGCCTCGTCGCGGCCCTCGGCGGCCTCGTCGCGATCCGTCGCAGGCACGCCCGCGACGACGTCTACCTCGGCCTCACCCCCGGCCTGACGCCTGGAAAGGGCGAGCCGGGCAACATCGGGCAGGCCTCCGGCAAGGCGCCCGTCACGGTGCAGTTCAACCCGCCGAAGGGGTCCACCCCCGGTGAGATCGGCACGCTGATGGACACCACGGCCGACAACGTCGATGTGTCGGCGACCCTCGTCGACCTCGCAGTGCGCGGGTACCTGCGGATCGAGTCGAACGGCGGCAACGAGTTCGTCCTCTACGCCACCAACCCGCGCCAGCGCGACAAGCTCGAACCATTCGAGTCGAAGCTGCTCGCCGACGTGTTCCAGGGGCAGCCAGCGGTCAGCGCGGGTGAACTGCGCGGGGTCGACCACCAGCACGACCTGTCGACGGCCCGCACCGGCCTCTACAACTCCGTGGTGAGCAAGGGCTGGTTCAAGGCCAACCCCACCACCGCGCAGGCCGTGCCCATGACGCTCGGTGGGCTCTGCATCATCGTGGCGGGTGTTGCCGCCATCGGGCTCTCGATGTCCGGGTGGAGCCTCCTCGCGATCCCGCTCGCCATCTTCGGCATCGGGCTGATCGTGCTGTCCGGCAAGTTCCGCAAGCGCACGGCGCTCGGGTCGGCCAACCTGGCCCAGGCCAAGGGCTTCGAGCTGTACCTGCGGACCGCAGAGAAGGACACGCTGCGCTTCGAGGAGGGCGAGGACATCTTCTCCAAGTACCTGCCATACGCGATGGTCTTCGGCGTGGCCGACCGCTGGTCGAAGCTGTTCGCCCAACTGGGCGCCGACGGCATCTACCGCGCCGACACGTCCTGGTACATCGGCGCAGATCTCTACCACGGCTTCGCGTTCGCCAGCGCCATGAACAACCTCACCTCGACCATGTCGAGTTCCTTCGACGCCGCCCGCGCCGCTGGCATGACGGCCTCCACGGGCAGCTCGTCCGGATTCTCCGGGTTCAGCGGAGGCGGCGGCTTCGGCGGCGGTGGCGGCGGCTCCTGGTAG